From a single Sebastes umbrosus isolate fSebUmb1 chromosome 17, fSebUmb1.pri, whole genome shotgun sequence genomic region:
- the LOC119476331 gene encoding ankyrin repeat domain-containing protein SOWAHA-like, with the protein MSLTQESVLSVLLAEGGKVKKSDLVGKFKASVDCDDPAEKERNRELFKTFVNNVAFVKEIEGVRYVVVRKACQHVVVDGGHETVEKTGNTQTGEQQQQSPELTRSCGGDDDDDAGGQRSADPDQEHTDSSESPTLSPIQLALQRSKYKEGSVKRAMTFDIRNGDTFSRNEPARKPYALPLRMPPSATTATTTTRVEICKLKVDPDDPPPESPNSFRNKRRPPCSAETSSPQLRRSVKSTKAASEASASSSSSSSSSYSVPLEQSEHEWLVKCAAGHWSQAYGLLLRDNQLAEKRDFMSGFTALHWAAKCGNSDMLVKIIDLSRQGGVDIDVNAKTHGGYTPLHIAALHDQEGIMALLVGEHGADPSVRDNGGKKAYHYMREGVSETLREMLGEPKAREVQEDRVLEEKEELDLLPDLSKGLYSISRLFQPHVAGKSKKHKQRPAFYSLSDDPVEEQEDNSSSFRHRVLSDIFM; encoded by the coding sequence ATGTCTTTGACGCAGGAATCCGTCCTGTCGGTGCTGCTAGCGGAGGGAGGCAAAGTGAAGAAATCCGACCTGGTGGGTAAATTCAAAGCTTCAGTCGACTGCGACGATCCGGCAGAGAAAGAACGGAACCGGGAGCTCTTCAAGACTTTTGTCAACAACGTCGCCTTCGTGAAAGAGATCGAGGGTGTCCGGTACGTCGTGGTGAGGAAAGCCTGTCAGCATGTGGTGGTGGACGGTGGTCACGAGACTGTGGAGAAGactggaaacacacagacaggtgagcagcagcagcagtcacctGAGCTGACTAGAAGctgtggtggtgatgatgatgatgatgcaggaggtcagaggtcagctgaTCCAGATcaagagcacacagacagtagTGAAAGTCCTACACTGTCTCCGATACAGCTGGCGTTGCAAAGGAGCAAATACAAGGAAGGTAGCGTTAAAAGGGCGATGACTTTTGACATCCGAAATGGAGATACCTTCTCGAGAAATGAGCCCGCCAGGAAACCGTACGCCTTACCTTTGAGGATGCCACCCAGcgccaccaccgccaccaccaccaccagggtGGAGATCTGCAAACTCAAGGTGGACCCAGATGACCCCCCTCCTGAAAGCCCTAACTCTTTCAGGAACAAGAGGAGACCCCCTTGTTCAGCGGAGACCAGCTCGCCCCAGCTGAGAAGGTCAGTGAAGAGCACCAAGGCTGCGTCTGAggcctccgcctcctcctcctcctcctcctcttcctcctactcGGTCCCCCTGGAGCAGTCGGAGCACGAATGGCTGGTCAAGTGTGCCGCCGGCCACTGGAGCCAAGCGTACGGCCTGCTGCTGAGAGACAACCAGCTGGCCGAGAAGAGGGACTTCATGTCGGGGTTCACCGCTCTTCACTGGGCGGCCAAGTGCGGAAACAGCGACATGCTCGTGAAGATCATCGACCTGTCCAGACAAGGAGGAGTTGACATCGATGTGAACGCGAAAACACACGGCGGGTACACTCCTCTGCACATCGCCGCCTTGCACGACCAGGAGGGCATCATGGCCTTGCTGGTGGGGGAGCATGGCGCCGACCCGAGCGTCAGGGACAACGGCGGGAAGAAGGCCTACCACTACATGCGCGAAGGTGTTTCTGAGACGCTGAGAGAGATGTTGGGGGAACCCAAAGCCCGGGAGGTTCAGGAGGATAGAGTCctggaggaaaaggaggagctGGACCTGTTACCAGATCTGTCCAAGGGGCTGTACTCAATAAGCCGTCTCTTCCAGCCACACGTGGCGGGGAAGAGTAAGAAGCACAAGCAGAGGCCGGCATTTTACTCCCTGAGCGACGACCCCGTAGAGGAACAAGaagacaacagcagcagcttcagacACAGAGTCCTATCAGATATTTTTATGTAA